In Peromyscus eremicus chromosome X, PerEre_H2_v1, whole genome shotgun sequence, the sequence TCCTGCTCCTGTTTCCtcacttttctttgtttcctcttctttcctcctcttgcCATAGCCAAGGTACTTTGTGCACATTTATGAAACAAGCTTTACCTTCTTTTTGCTTATTTTACTACAAAGTGGTTATGGACTGGGACTTTGGCATATTCTGTGTCAAATACTCTACATGAAATATGGTGAGCTTTCCAGGAGGTTTGGACAATTGACATTATACTGAAATGTAAATATCCAACATGCTCATCTAAAAGTTATAGGTGACATCATCTTCCATGTAAACTCAACAAGACGTTCATAGGTGTTTGATGATTCTAGAAATCTCGTGCACTGGTCCACGGTCCACAGATGCAGGCATCTATTGCACATGCAACCTTCAGCACACTATATGCTGAAGTCCAATTTTCCATGCTTTAGTCATCATATGTGCTCAATTTCTTTTCAAGTGTGTCTACCTCAAACCTAATGTTATGAATGGAACAGATTAATGGAAAAATATACCTTGTCTGAGTCAAATTGCACAAATAAGTAGCAggatttgcttcttttctttttcttttttttaagaatttataagTTTACATCCATGGCATGCAAGCAGGGGAGACTGACTTCACaacattaaaatagaattttgtGGAGCTAGGTTGACACCTCACTCATTAAAGTGCTTGGCATACAAGTCTAGAATTTGTTATCTCAATGCTGGAGAGAAGGAAACCTGGGAACATCCAAgtttacatagcaagctccaggccagtgaaagattTACTCAAAAAATAGGATAACAAAGCCAGAGTCTCTTTGGACTTTAAAATTGTTCCTAtgtagcttattttatttttgttcaatcAAATAAACAGAGGGTCTTCCTGTGGGGGGTAAACAAAATAAGACAGAAGGTGGACAGCATTCCAGCAATAAACCTGAGGTTGTGTTCCATCTTCCAtacaaacagatacacacatgcaccccaaAATATGCTGAATAtagacaagaaagaagaaagaaattgaagaatttgATGAAAAGTGTATGTAGTGGATTGGGAGAGCCCTCATTTTAGTCTCGGCCCTGGGACTTCAAGCTCTGTGGTAAGGAGGATGCACACTCTAGCCTCCCCAGCTTTCATTTAATAATCTAGGAGAAATGGAATAGAGGTCAGAGCGATCCTATGAAAGTTGTCAGTAAAATGTGAAAAACAAATGACATATGGTGAGTCCTCAAATAAAGAACTGTGGGGCTTCTGATACTGCAAATAAAGGGACAAAAGGCTGGTGAGCTGGGTCAGTAGGGAAAGGATGCCatgcctgaggatcagagtgTAACCTCTGGGATCCATccaaaagttgtcatctgacttccacacttgTGCTAGGGCAGATGCACCcatccccaaattaaaaaaaaaaaaaatgtgtgccgggcggtggtggcgcacgcctttaatcccagcactcgggaggcagagccaggcggatctctgtgagttcgcggccagcctgggctaccaagtgagttccaggaaaggcgcaaagctacacagagaaaccctgtctcgaaaaatcaaaaaaaaaataagtgaaacaaCCTAAAAAGAGGAAATGCAGATAGTTTTATGAGAACATAAGGACCATTACAGAATAGAATGTCTCCTGCAGTCCAGAAATCAGTGTGCCCTTCTGGGATGTGGGCTGATCACAAAAAGCTATTGGTAGAAGTTTAGGAAGGTTTATGACTCCCCGTCCTACTAGTTCCTGAACTttggaaaacagaataaaatctGTGATGTTTTTTTGAATGTTTCAAATAACCTGAAAGATGGAAACAATAACAGCAAATGCCCTTTTTCCACTGAGAGCCTCAGACAATCAGAAGACAACGCTGGGCCAGACCTCACAACCAAGATGCCATTGGGACATATGGCCCAGCTCTCCAGAGCAGGCCACTGTTGTTGGGGCCACATGAAGCTTTTCTGAGAAACTAAGAGAGCTACCATTTCCCCATCTGTTTTAACCCCAGACATTATCTGCCTTATCCTTATATTTATCAAGTGAACTTGCACCTTTTTGAAATAGCTGCTGACAATCACAAGTCTGGCTAGCCTCTGAGGGTGCTGAGTTCATCGTATGTGGGCCTGCGGGTGGCAGGGTGATGGATAAAGAGATTATATTCTGCCAGAGCTGGTTTGGgctttggggaagaaaaggaatcCTGACCAGGACATTATTTCAGACACAGAAACTTAGTCTGCAACAAAGAACCCCGCTCAGGATCTGTGCTGCTCTGAAGCAGGCAGGACATGAATAGAGCAAGCCTTCCATCTCTCTAACAGTGCCAGGGACTGTGCCCTTTCCGTAACACAGTGGGAATCAGTGTGGACTTCAGCAGCCTTTGGTCAATGGGGCTGGAGGGAGTGTTCAATAGGAGGAGATTCTGAGAGGCTGAGGACAAGGAGGATTCCCTGCATGGGCTGAGGAGCCAGAGCAGCCAGAATGGGAACAGCACTGAGACAGGAGCTGGGGAAGCTCAGGGGACCTCCTGAGCTGGAGGCTTCCTGGGCAGTCCATTCTGCGGACCCCGGAATTTGACATCATGTACCTGCCTAGCAGCTGCTGGATACTGAAGCATCACATAGGCATCAAATCTTAATGTCATCCCTCCCCATATGCAATGACGCTATCTTCTTCAAAGGATTCTAAGATTGGACAAAAGAAGATGCATGCAACACCTACTGCAGTATACATGCTGAGCACTGTCTCTAAATATTAGTCTCGGGTTTATGTTGTTAGTAATAACAgggcttttttgtttatttaatattagAAATTGTTTTCTCCTCTACAAAACATCACATTAGTCACAAAAGGCAgcgaagaagcttctctgattacaCAGTGATTCAACCTGCAATCACATCAGGAATGCTGGGGTCTTTTGTATTCCAGCCATTGTATCCCCAAGGGAACGTTTGCTGAATTACCTACTGGAGATCCACTATACAGCCACTGCCATTCCCCAGAGAGAAAAAGGTGTGTGTGGTACACATAGAACAGAGAACTGGGGGGGCAGGTGTGGATGTTGATGTGAAAGGCACACACCCCCACCTTCTTGTGTGAAAAGACATATGGAGAGATGCCCCAGGTTTAAGGAAACTTCATTTCATGCAACTCACAGACTCAAGAGGAAAGATCCTTTGGGAGCCATGGAACTTTGTTCACAAAATTTATTCAGTCGATGTGTTTTGAGTCCTTGGTAGACACTAGGGCTCAGGGACTATGCTGGCTCAACAGGAAGAAAGGGCATGTTTCAGGGTAGCACCAAGCCTTACACTCCCCTCACCAAGCAGACAGAGAGCCATAGGACCATTCATGGGAGCTATGATAGAAGAGAAGCCAAGGGGAactttcaaattcaaggccagagaGCAGAACTCGCGCACAATGGGAGTGAGCATAAGGTCCCAAAAGTCTCTTGGAAGAGTTGGGCTTCCTGAGGGACTTGCCTAATTTCATAGATGAGAACTAATAGTTCTCAATGGTATAAGCTTCTCTGAGGAGGAAGACTAGCCACTAAGCAAAATCCTTTTCTAGACTGATGATAGAATCAGACATCTTCTTTTGGCTATCATTCCATGTTATCTTGCAGGGGTAACTGGCCTTTCAAAGTGTGAAGTAACATGGCAAGGAGCCACAGGTGTTATTACCGGGAACCCTGGAGATACTCAgaggcttttaaaaagaaaacagatggcAAGGAgtacatgaaaatggaaaataccTTTCAATGAAGTCAGCAATCCTTACCAAAGTGAACTCTTCCCCCCAAGAAGACAGCTATGAACATCAAGCTAAACCACAGCCGACTTCAGCTCTGTACAAAAGTCTTTAGTGAGGGCAAGGTGATTTCAAGAGAGTGCAGGTTTGCCTAAGAGGTGATGGGGAGACATTAGGTGCCCTCAGAAATCTAGAAGTCTacaagaaagaaggaatgagagaaacattagagaaaaataataaaaaagtatggTTGAAGTTTTGTGTTAATTTTGGACTCTGGGAAGCTGCTTCTCTGGCAAGAGGTCAGTGTGATCAAAGCACACTGACCTTTACAATCTCCAAATAAAATCCACTGGCCAGGGAAATGGTTCACTAGGCAAAGTGCTTGAGGAGCTGAGTTCTGATCCACACCACCCACATACAAGCCAGGctgcaatcccagtgccagggagcCTCTAGAAACTGAGACTCTGAATTCCTGGGGCTTTCTGGTCTAGTGCAGCCTAATTGTGGAAAACCTGCCCCCAAATTCATAATGGTGGGAGAGCAATGGAAGCAGTGGAGGAAGAAACCTTTGCCCACCTTGGGCCTACACCTGttcagagtacacacacacacacacacacacacacacacacacacacacacacacacttgttttcaAGGATCACCAAAGCCCTGGATGCTCATCTGTGAGCAGGCCAGGAAAGGGTACAGTGTGTGAGGATGGAGGCTCTGACAGGGAATCCACGACTTTGTGGGGGTGCTGCTCCAGAAACAACTTGCACTGGGGTTGAAACAAGGGTTGTGATAAGGAGTCCCGGGGGTCCATaactgggaaactgaggaacAGAGAGGCTATGCCAAATGGGAACAGGGTTTGTGTGCAAGTGTTTAAGACTAGGGCTGAGCCAAGATGGTTGACAAGCCGCAGAAGAGAACCTGTTGAAGAAAgcaagctgcatgtgactcagcaaAGATTATTCTGGCAAGACTGCCATTGGTCATTCTGGCGACACCCTGCCTTCTGCCTAGAAATAAGGCAAGTGCTGTTCATAATGGGAGAGGATGATGACGCGGACCTCGACCCTGCTGCCTGTGCCTTTCACGGGGGTGGGCGGGGGGGGGATTGGGGGGGAGGCTGGCTCCCGCCGCTGCCATGTCTGGCCCACACTCACACGTGGTGGGGACCCTGCGCAATGTCACAATGGGGTGCACCTCCCCAGCGTACAGGGCGCTAGAAGCTTCCCAGGCACAGCGGTGAGGGGCGCCTGCGCAGTGAGCCAGTGGCGTCGCGCGTTGCGGGAGTCGAAAGACCCCCGCCTCCGCCCCTCGCCCTCCGCCGCGCGCGCGCACGCGGGCCCGgccacgcgcgcgcacgcgcctCACCTCGCTCAACCCCTGCCTGGGCAGCCGGGCGGCAGAGCGAGCGCGCGATCGCGGACAGGCAAGCAGGCAAGCGGGCAAGCGGCAAGCGGGTAAGCAGGCAAGCGGGTGGGCGGGCAAGCGGGTAAGCAGGCGGGCAAGCGGGCAAGTGGGCAAGCGGATGGGCGGGCAAGCCGGTAAGCAGGCGGGCAAGCGGGTAagcaggcgggcgggcgggcaggcgggcaAGCGGGTAAgcaggcgggcaggcgggcaAGCGGGTAAGCaggcaggcgggcgggcggggacCGCGCACGGTCCAGTCGGGGGGCTGTGCGGAGGCGCGGGCTCTGGGCTCCCGGCTCCAGGCGGCGGAAGCGGCGCCTCCAATCAGGCGGCGGGCTCGCGACCCTCGGCGTACCCGGCCGGCGCTGCCCTCCCCGGACCGACTGACGCGCCGGCTCGCCCCCGCCCCCGCGCCCGCCCCCGCCTAGTCTCCCCGGGCTCGGGCTCGGCTCAGACTCCGCTCTGCTCTTCTCTTCTGCAGTCCTCGCTCTCCCTgcccgcagcagcagcagcagcagcagcagcagcggcggcccGCTCGGCAGCTGCAAGCGACCACACAcaggcggcggcagcggcggcagcggcggcggcgaggATGAAGTGCAAGCCGAACCAGACGCGGACCTACGACCCCGAGGGCTTCAAGAAGCGCGCCGCGTGCCTGTGCTTCCGCAGCGAGCGCGAAGACGAGGTGCTCCTGGTGAGCAGCAGCCGCTACCCCGACCGCTGGATCGTGCCCGGCGGGGGCATGGAGCCCGAGGAGGAGCCGGACGGCGCGGCGGTGCGTGAGGTGTACGAGGAGGCGGGAGTCAAGGGGAAGTTGGGCCGGCTGCTTGGCGTCTTTGAGCAGAACCAGGACCGCAAGCACCGGACCTACGTGTTCGTGCTCACCGTCACCGAGCTGCTGGAGGATTGGGAAGACTCGGTCAGCATCGGCAGGAAGCGAGAGTGGTTCAAGATCGAAGATGCCATCAAGGTCCTCCAGTGCCACAAGCCCGTGCATGCCGAGTACCTGGAGAAACTGAAGCTGGGCGGCTCCCCATCTAATGGAAACTCGGCCGCCCCGTCCCCGCCGGAGAGCGAGCCCTAGTATGTACCGCTCCCGCCCGCCCGGACTCCCGCCTGTCGCCTCCCCGCACttgcctcctgcctgcctgcctgccaggagAGCACCTCTCCTGCCCTGTGCGCCTGCACGGGCAGGAGGGAGGCTTCTTTTGTTTccttggcaggcagacctctgaatCACGCTTGCAAACTGTCTCTGTTGCCAGGCGCTGTTTGCAGACAATTTGCACGTTTTTTCACATGCTTTTCTAATCGCTTCTTGGTGACACTGTAAAAATCTTGCGGTTAGCCAGAGCTGCATGGGATTTCGTGAAAGGTGCCTTAATTGCTTGCCCTGCTCTTcataaagggtgtgtgtgtgtgtgtgtgtgtgtgtgtgtgtgttcgcgttCGCGCGCGCGCATATGCACGCGCGTGCGTGTCTGTCTGCCCTGTGATGTTTTTGTTTGGgtgttgtttttttcctaaacACCCTTTACATGTGTTTGTGCGTGAGTGTGCGTGCGCGCTTTTGATGTCAGGCTTGTGGTTTGTTTCTTAGTGGAGGCCTTTAGAGTCCTACCAGctggcgggtggtggtggtggggcatctttttatgttttttcccCTTGTTTTCTTATTCGCAGGCTTCACAGTGAATATGACTGGATGGTATATATCTACCAACGTTCTAAATGTATTCTACAAACCTGTATTAAATATACATGGATGGTGACACTAATTTATGCGTTTTATTCTATAGGTTACCTTTCCAAAATTTGGTACACATAGAATTGAATATCATCCTCCCCCCCATGGTTCTCTGTTACATAAATCCTTCTAAGTAATATATGTGTAGTAAACAAAATAGATACTGTCAAAGAAATGAGTACAAACCTGCTTACCAAAATTATAGCTTTTATAAACCAAGCATGTAATTTGATATCCTAAATAATGCTGAATTATTGAATATGGTTTTCACTAATTACTGGGTAATCTAAATCACTGAATAGATATTCCCAGTAACGTCAGTCTTAAAGATTATACACCAATCCTACAGATTATTGCTTTATTTCTGTATTGTATACATAAAAATACCTCTCATCTAAAAACTCCAGGAATATGTTGGGGATTTTACTACAATGTAATATTCTAGAGATAATAATACACAGTATTATATTTGGCAGTTGAACTCTATTTGACTAATTTGAGGAGACTTGAGTTAAGCAAATTTCAGTCTTGTTCTATAATCATACTTTGTTTCATTTAAATGCATTTGGATTGAGCAGTACAGTTGAATGAGATTTTCTTTGGGATCCACAGAGACTGTTCATGCAATTTACAACCTTCCAGTACTTCCCATTACGATATTGCAAGCAAAAACCAGTTATCACTCTTTAAATTCAAATTTATATAGTTAAATATCCTCTCTGGGGTTTGtttgagaaaagaaataaatgaaagcctCCAAATGATCTTGCCTTTTAATAGAATAATTCCAGGAAATTCAGATAAAACAACTGACACAGGAATAAAGCAAATCTTGTCAGgatcttatattttaaaagtttgacaCACAGGTGTGATTTTCTCCTTGGAGGGGTTACTTAGTGCCTATGCATTTTACATGTTGAGTGCAGTGAGGCTGAATTTTTCAGTTCATCCCATTTCCCCCCAATCCAGTGTACTGCTGAAAGATAGTAAGATGTTTACACAAGATAACAGAAGTTTGTTTTCAGCATGTTGTCTTAAAGGGCTGATTTTCCCTCCACTGGACAAGTGCCTATGCTTATCCTTTAAAAAGCTTGAAGTCATGCTGAATTCAAAGGAATTTTGATATGTTTGATGCAGGTATACGATG encodes:
- the LOC131898856 gene encoding diphosphoinositol polyphosphate phosphohydrolase 3-alpha isoform X3 codes for the protein MKCKPNQTRTYDPEGFKKRAACLCFRSEREDEVLLVSSSRYPDRWIVPGGGMEPEEEPDGAAVREVYEEAGVKGKLGRLLGVFEQNQDRKHRTYVFVLTVTELLEDWEDSVSIGRKREWFKIEDAIKVLQCHKPVHAEYLEKLKLGGSPSNGNSAAPSPPESEP
- the LOC131898856 gene encoding diphosphoinositol polyphosphate phosphohydrolase 3-alpha isoform X1, which gives rise to MKCKPNQTRTYDPEGFKKRAACLCFRSEREDEVLLVSSSRYPDRWIVPGGGMEPEEEPDGAAVREVYEEAGVKGKLGRLLGVFEQNQDRKHRTYVFVLTVTELLEDWEDSVSIGRKREWFKIEDAIKVLQCHKPVHAEYLEKLKLGGSPSNGNSAAPSPPESEP